From a region of the Microterricola gilva genome:
- a CDS encoding acyl-CoA thioesterase, whose translation MHMFFRTMLHLLVFSRRKPRLGHYDVASTNFVVLPTDQDILNHMNNGVYLSIMDVARFDMLVRNGVWAIFKERGWYTVVVSETISFRKSLELWQRFTVESRILGFDEKAVYVEHRAVRPDADGNPEIYAQAFIRGRFLKKSGGTVPMDELLEAVGEVPEGIEVPDWLLSWATDVALPPTRAEAPSVWS comes from the coding sequence ATGCACATGTTCTTCCGCACGATGCTGCACTTGCTGGTCTTCTCGCGCCGGAAGCCCCGGCTCGGGCACTACGACGTCGCCAGCACGAACTTCGTGGTGTTGCCGACCGATCAGGACATCCTGAACCACATGAACAACGGCGTCTACCTCTCGATCATGGACGTCGCCCGCTTCGACATGCTCGTGCGCAACGGCGTCTGGGCGATCTTCAAGGAGCGCGGGTGGTACACGGTTGTGGTGTCGGAGACCATCAGCTTTCGCAAGTCGCTCGAGCTGTGGCAGCGTTTCACGGTTGAGTCGCGCATTCTCGGCTTCGACGAGAAGGCCGTGTATGTCGAGCATCGTGCTGTGCGCCCGGACGCCGACGGCAACCCCGAGATCTACGCGCAGGCCTTCATTCGTGGGCGCTTCTTGAAGAAGAGCGGCGGCACTGTTCCCATGGACGAACTGCTCGAGGCCGTCGGCGAGGTGCCTGAGGGCATCGAGGTGCCGGACTGGCTGCTCAGCTGGGCCACGGATGTCGCACTGCCGCCCACCCGGGCAGAGGCGCCCTCCGTCTGGAGCTAG
- a CDS encoding bifunctional 2-methylcitrate synthase/citrate synthase: MTDAKPEIYKGLAGVPVDYTAISKVNPETNSLLYRGYPVQELAALCSYEEVAWLLWYGELPTREQLDEFTALERASRAIAPNVLRAIDDLPLSTHPMDVCRTAVSIIGANDPDAEDNAQEQNLRKSKHLFAQLPAIVAYDQRRRHGLGLVEPRDDLDYSENFLWMTFGEESEPVVVDAFRTSLVLYAEHSFNASTFTARVIASTLSDVYSAVTGAIGALKGPLHGGANEAVMHTFDEIGSADRAAAWLDEALARKAKIMGFGHRVYKNGDSRVPTMRTALESMVEHYDRPDMLELYDALETAMGERKNIKPNLDYPAGPTYHLMGFDTETFTPIFVAARVVGWTAHVMEQLASNALIRPLSVYNGVDQRELPA; this comes from the coding sequence ATGACTGACGCCAAGCCCGAAATCTACAAAGGCCTCGCCGGGGTGCCGGTTGACTACACCGCGATCTCCAAGGTGAACCCAGAGACGAATTCGCTGCTGTACCGCGGGTACCCGGTGCAGGAGCTGGCAGCGCTGTGCAGCTACGAGGAGGTCGCCTGGCTGCTCTGGTACGGCGAGCTGCCCACCCGCGAGCAGCTCGACGAGTTCACGGCCCTGGAGCGCGCATCGCGGGCGATCGCGCCGAATGTGCTCAGGGCGATCGACGACCTGCCGCTGAGCACCCACCCCATGGACGTCTGCCGCACAGCCGTGAGCATCATCGGCGCCAACGATCCGGATGCCGAAGACAACGCGCAGGAGCAGAACCTCCGTAAGTCGAAGCACCTGTTCGCCCAGCTGCCGGCGATCGTCGCCTATGACCAGCGCCGCCGCCACGGCCTCGGGCTCGTCGAACCGCGTGACGACCTCGACTACTCCGAGAACTTCCTCTGGATGACCTTCGGCGAGGAGTCGGAGCCGGTCGTCGTCGACGCCTTCCGCACCTCGCTCGTGCTCTACGCCGAGCACTCCTTCAACGCGTCCACCTTCACGGCGCGGGTCATCGCCTCGACGCTCTCCGACGTCTACTCGGCCGTCACCGGCGCGATCGGCGCACTCAAGGGCCCGCTGCACGGCGGGGCCAACGAGGCCGTCATGCACACCTTCGACGAGATCGGCTCGGCCGACAGGGCCGCGGCCTGGCTGGATGAGGCGCTCGCCCGCAAGGCGAAGATCATGGGCTTCGGGCACCGGGTCTACAAGAACGGCGACTCCCGCGTGCCGACCATGCGCACCGCGCTCGAGTCGATGGTGGAGCACTACGACCGGCCGGACATGCTCGAGCTCTATGACGCACTGGAAACGGCGATGGGGGAGCGCAAGAACATCAAGCCGAACCTCGACTATCCGGCAGGCCCCACCTACCACCTGATGGGATTCGACACCGAGACGTTCACGCCGATCTTCGTCGCAGCCCGCGTGGTCGGCTGGACGGCGCACGTGATGGAGCAGCTCGCCTCGAACGCGCTGATCCGTCCGCTGTCCGTGTACAACGGCGTCGACCAGCGGGAGCTCCCCGCCTGA
- a CDS encoding MBL fold metallo-hydrolase — MNAYTAHPLVEGFPGKSSSHGAFGWSSMWLLDDGERRVLVDAGQPAYIPLIHEGLAKLGLTPDDVTDVLLTHMHWDHVANFTMFANATTWVGEKELAWAADQPAGTKFIPDLHVQELLRRTNGVERMSAGQEILPGIHAIASPGHTPHHLAFFTERTAQGMIFAGDSVKNIHELATLRADSSMDDEQSVATIDRLRSLLTDTSGVLLPGHDVGLTVVDCEVQRVRPQHAVIGYFADATGGEQDRSIG, encoded by the coding sequence ATGAACGCGTACACCGCCCACCCACTTGTAGAGGGATTCCCCGGCAAATCGTCATCGCACGGTGCATTCGGGTGGAGCAGCATGTGGCTCCTCGACGATGGCGAGCGGCGGGTTCTCGTCGACGCGGGCCAGCCCGCGTACATCCCTCTGATTCACGAGGGCCTGGCCAAGCTGGGACTGACCCCGGATGATGTCACCGACGTCCTGCTCACCCACATGCACTGGGACCACGTGGCGAACTTCACGATGTTCGCAAATGCGACGACCTGGGTGGGGGAGAAGGAGCTTGCCTGGGCCGCCGATCAGCCGGCCGGGACGAAGTTCATCCCCGACCTGCACGTGCAGGAGCTGCTCCGGCGCACGAACGGGGTCGAGCGGATGTCGGCAGGCCAGGAGATTCTGCCAGGGATCCACGCGATCGCGAGCCCAGGGCACACCCCCCACCACCTCGCATTCTTCACGGAGCGCACCGCGCAGGGCATGATCTTCGCCGGCGACTCCGTCAAGAACATCCACGAGCTCGCGACGCTGCGCGCCGACTCGAGCATGGACGACGAGCAGAGCGTTGCGACGATCGACCGCCTGCGCTCACTTCTCACGGACACCTCTGGAGTGCTCCTCCCCGGCCACGACGTCGGGCTCACCGTCGTCGACTGCGAGGTGCAGCGTGTGCGACCGCAACACGCGGTAATCGGCTACTTCGCCGACGCGACCGGTGGCGAGCAAGACCGCAGCATCGGCTGA
- a CDS encoding RNA polymerase sigma factor, with the protein MAEPAASEAVGAARRAVEAVWRIESGRLIAALARVTGDVGMAEELAQDALVAALEQWPESGVPRNPGAWLTTVAKRRAVDQWRRQAAFGQRAAALAEELRTADAAAEVAAAASGPAPSAAASTAMAGAPLAVQTRPDLAVLQPIDDELLRLIFVACHPVLSQDARVALTLRLLGGLSAEQIARAFVVPTATMQQRIVRAKKSLAAAGVPFEVPERAEFPARLDSVLAVIYLVFNEGYAASSGDDWMRPELCREALRLGRVLAELLPREPEVHGLVALMEIQSSRLGARTTATGEPILLLEQDRSRWNQLLIRRGLAALARAERCQQARGGAAGSYQLQAAIAACHGRAVTADATDWARIAELYDQLARRVPSPVVELNRAVALSMARGPAVALVLVDALVAEGRLASYHLLPSVRADLLQKLGRTEEARAEFERAAALTGNERERALLRNRARSLGRD; encoded by the coding sequence ATGGCGGAGCCCGCTGCGAGCGAAGCAGTGGGCGCCGCGCGTCGCGCCGTCGAGGCCGTGTGGCGGATCGAATCCGGTCGACTCATCGCCGCGCTCGCCCGCGTCACCGGTGACGTCGGCATGGCGGAGGAGCTCGCGCAGGACGCCCTCGTTGCCGCGCTCGAACAGTGGCCGGAGTCCGGGGTCCCGCGCAACCCAGGCGCGTGGCTCACCACGGTCGCCAAACGCCGTGCCGTCGACCAGTGGCGGCGGCAGGCGGCGTTCGGCCAGCGTGCCGCCGCGCTCGCCGAGGAGCTGCGCACCGCGGATGCCGCGGCCGAGGTCGCCGCGGCGGCATCCGGCCCCGCGCCATCGGCCGCCGCATCCACGGCGATGGCCGGGGCTCCGCTCGCCGTGCAGACGCGGCCGGATCTGGCCGTGCTGCAGCCGATCGACGACGAGCTGCTGAGGCTGATCTTCGTCGCCTGCCACCCCGTGCTCAGCCAGGACGCCCGGGTCGCGCTGACGCTGCGCCTGCTCGGCGGGCTCAGCGCCGAGCAGATCGCGCGTGCCTTCGTCGTGCCGACGGCGACGATGCAGCAACGCATCGTGCGGGCCAAGAAGTCGCTCGCGGCGGCCGGCGTGCCGTTCGAGGTGCCGGAGCGCGCCGAGTTCCCGGCCAGGCTCGACTCGGTGCTTGCCGTGATCTACCTCGTGTTCAACGAGGGCTACGCCGCGAGCTCCGGCGACGACTGGATGCGGCCGGAGCTCTGCCGCGAGGCGCTGCGGCTCGGCCGCGTGCTCGCCGAGCTGCTGCCGCGCGAGCCGGAGGTGCACGGGCTCGTCGCGCTGATGGAGATCCAGTCATCACGGCTCGGCGCGCGCACCACCGCGACGGGGGAGCCGATCTTGCTGCTCGAGCAGGATCGCAGCCGCTGGAATCAGCTGCTGATCCGGCGCGGTCTCGCGGCCCTGGCCAGGGCAGAGCGTTGCCAGCAGGCGCGAGGCGGCGCGGCCGGCTCCTACCAACTGCAGGCCGCGATCGCCGCCTGCCACGGACGGGCGGTGACCGCGGATGCCACCGACTGGGCGCGCATCGCCGAGCTCTACGATCAGCTGGCCAGGCGTGTGCCGTCGCCGGTGGTCGAGCTGAACCGGGCCGTCGCGCTCTCCATGGCGCGCGGGCCGGCCGTTGCGCTCGTCCTCGTTGACGCCCTCGTCGCCGAGGGCCGGCTGGCGAGCTACCACCTGCTGCCGAGCGTGCGCGCGGATCTGCTGCAGAAGCTCGGACGCACCGAGGAGGCCAGGGCCGAGTTCGAGCGCGCGGCGGCGCTCACCGGCAACGAGCGGGAGCGTGCCCTGCTGCGCAACCGTGCCAGGTCGCTCGGTCGCGACTAG
- a CDS encoding DUF1097 domain-containing protein has protein sequence MSIDLNVRERQAPIEAGRAGRFRLALPPEIAATLLAVSTVALGALLGLPTYGIFLGWAAAGLAGTGRPARLPVLARCLAVGAVFGAGTLAATSALESVLGPDVPQWVCAAVVLAVANPLMIMVGRAPALSSVPGMFIGFSTLFAVFFSNTAAVSGNIVAALLVTVSMNLTGLAFYLIYNRLTGRPRAERA, from the coding sequence GTGAGTATCGATCTGAATGTCCGCGAGCGGCAGGCTCCCATCGAGGCAGGGCGGGCGGGCCGGTTCCGCCTGGCGCTGCCACCCGAGATCGCCGCGACCCTGCTTGCCGTGTCGACCGTCGCACTGGGGGCGTTGCTCGGCCTGCCGACCTACGGGATCTTCCTCGGCTGGGCCGCGGCGGGCCTGGCCGGAACGGGCAGGCCAGCCAGGCTGCCGGTGCTCGCACGCTGCCTCGCGGTCGGAGCGGTGTTCGGGGCCGGGACTCTCGCGGCGACATCCGCCCTCGAGTCGGTGCTCGGCCCAGACGTGCCGCAGTGGGTGTGCGCGGCCGTGGTGCTCGCCGTCGCGAACCCGTTGATGATCATGGTCGGGCGGGCGCCAGCGCTGAGTTCCGTGCCGGGGATGTTCATCGGGTTCTCGACACTCTTCGCCGTGTTCTTCAGCAACACGGCAGCGGTCTCCGGCAACATCGTCGCCGCCCTGCTCGTCACGGTGTCGATGAATCTGACCGGTCTCGCCTTCTACCTGATCTACAACCGCCTGACCGGCCGGCCGCGCGCCGAACGCGCGTGA
- the prpB gene encoding methylisocitrate lyase, giving the protein MLYAQATPAEKRIAFRAGLAGGELLRFPGAFNPLSARLIERKGFDGVYISGAVLSADLGLPDIGLTTLSEVAGRAKQIARMTELPAIVDADTGFGEPMNVARTVQEIEDAGLAGMHIEDQINPKRCGHIDGKQVVDESTALKRIRAAVDARRDPNFLVMARTDIAAVDGLNAALDRAKRLVDAGADAIFPEAMRSLEEFEAMRAAVDVPLLANMTEFGKSQLFTTQQLADIGMNMVIWPVSMLRLAMGATARGLDTLTESGTLEPLLGEMQHRADLYELIDYEGYNHFDSGVFNFTVQR; this is encoded by the coding sequence ATGTTGTACGCCCAGGCCACCCCGGCCGAGAAGCGCATCGCCTTCCGTGCCGGCCTCGCCGGCGGCGAGCTGCTGCGCTTCCCCGGTGCGTTCAACCCGCTCTCGGCGCGGCTGATCGAGCGCAAAGGCTTTGACGGCGTCTACATCTCTGGCGCCGTGCTCAGCGCCGATCTCGGCCTGCCCGACATCGGCCTGACAACGCTCAGCGAGGTCGCCGGCCGAGCCAAGCAGATCGCCCGCATGACCGAGCTGCCCGCAATCGTCGACGCCGACACCGGCTTCGGCGAGCCGATGAACGTGGCGCGCACCGTGCAGGAGATTGAGGATGCCGGTCTCGCCGGCATGCACATCGAGGACCAGATCAACCCGAAGCGCTGCGGCCACATCGACGGCAAGCAGGTCGTCGACGAGTCGACTGCGCTGAAGCGCATCCGGGCGGCCGTCGACGCCCGCCGCGACCCCAACTTCCTCGTGATGGCGCGCACGGACATCGCCGCCGTCGACGGGTTGAACGCGGCACTCGACCGGGCCAAGAGGCTCGTCGATGCCGGCGCCGACGCGATCTTCCCCGAGGCGATGCGCTCGCTCGAGGAGTTCGAGGCGATGCGCGCGGCCGTCGACGTTCCGCTGCTGGCCAACATGACCGAGTTCGGCAAGAGCCAGCTGTTCACCACGCAGCAGCTCGCCGACATCGGCATGAACATGGTGATCTGGCCGGTGTCGATGCTGCGCCTGGCGATGGGCGCGACGGCCCGCGGGCTCGACACGCTCACCGAATCCGGCACGCTCGAGCCGCTGCTCGGCGAGATGCAGCACCGGGCAGACCTCTACGAGCTCATCGACTACGAGGGCTACAACCACTTCGATTCCGGAGTGTTCAACTTCACCGTGCAGCGTTAG
- a CDS encoding NAD-dependent epimerase/dehydratase family protein yields the protein MTTVLYTGGTGRMGGVIREGLAGRYDRVVLYARSESDRPLHANEEIVIGDLADLDRLTEAAAGVDVIVHLGGVADEAPYDEIRTSNIDGTYNVYEAARRAGVRRVVYASSNHVVGFHPASEVLDETAPLRPDTYYGVSKAFGEALASLYHDKWGIESVLLRIGTFRPAPEDRRQLGLWLSWPDGVELTRCAIESGPVGCQVVYGCSANTDRWWNADAGWAAIGFVPKDDAANHTEGVDFAAATPEFHGGAFTASSYEGGIW from the coding sequence ATGACAACAGTGCTCTACACCGGTGGCACCGGACGAATGGGCGGCGTGATCCGCGAGGGCCTCGCTGGGCGCTACGACCGCGTCGTGCTCTACGCGCGGAGCGAGAGCGACCGGCCGCTGCACGCCAACGAGGAGATCGTCATCGGCGACCTCGCCGACCTTGATCGGCTCACCGAGGCGGCAGCGGGCGTCGACGTCATCGTGCACCTCGGCGGAGTCGCCGATGAGGCGCCGTACGACGAGATCCGCACCTCCAACATCGACGGCACGTACAACGTCTACGAGGCTGCACGACGGGCCGGGGTACGCCGGGTCGTCTACGCGAGCTCGAACCACGTCGTCGGGTTCCACCCGGCCAGCGAGGTGCTTGACGAGACCGCGCCGCTGCGGCCGGACACCTACTACGGCGTGTCCAAGGCATTCGGTGAGGCGCTCGCGAGCCTCTACCACGACAAGTGGGGCATCGAATCGGTGCTCCTGCGCATCGGCACATTCCGCCCCGCCCCCGAAGACCGACGACAGCTCGGGCTCTGGCTGAGCTGGCCGGACGGCGTCGAGCTGACGCGCTGCGCGATCGAGAGCGGCCCGGTCGGCTGCCAGGTCGTCTACGGCTGCTCGGCGAACACCGATCGCTGGTGGAACGCCGATGCCGGCTGGGCCGCAATCGGCTTCGTCCCCAAGGATGACGCCGCCAACCACACCGAAGGCGTCGACTTCGCCGCCGCTACGCCGGAATTCCACGGCGGAGCGTTCACCGCTTCTAGCTACGAGGGAGGGATCTGGTGA
- a CDS encoding YciI family protein yields MKFMMLLQSDESNSVTNGPEEEMLNAMGRYNEELIKAGVMLAGEGLHPTSEGVRLTYDGEDRTVVDGPFTESKELLAGYWLIDVASKEEAIEWAKRIPIPEGQVEVRQVFALEEFDQSNEYVQKEKVWREETGASRTA; encoded by the coding sequence ATGAAGTTCATGATGCTGCTGCAGTCCGACGAGAGCAACTCCGTGACCAACGGTCCTGAGGAAGAGATGCTCAACGCGATGGGCCGCTACAACGAGGAGCTCATCAAGGCCGGCGTGATGCTGGCCGGCGAGGGCCTGCACCCCACCTCCGAGGGTGTGCGACTGACGTACGACGGGGAAGATCGCACCGTCGTCGACGGCCCGTTCACCGAGTCGAAGGAACTCCTCGCCGGCTACTGGCTCATCGATGTCGCGTCCAAGGAGGAGGCGATCGAGTGGGCCAAGCGGATTCCGATCCCAGAAGGCCAGGTCGAGGTCCGCCAGGTGTTCGCGCTCGAGGAGTTCGACCAGAGTAACGAGTACGTGCAGAAGGAGAAGGTCTGGCGCGAGGAGACCGGCGCGTCGCGCACCGCGTGA
- a CDS encoding MmgE/PrpD family protein — MQQHHLRVHRSDENLAREDQLAYKLAVLAADPVEVSDEVTEMVINRVIDNAAVAAASLTRAPVVSARSQATSHPVSVHGVGATVFGLDQARRTSPEWAAWANGVAVRELDYHDTFLAAEYSHPADNIPPIIAVAQHLAEKRGLTGRDVVRAIATGYEIQVDLAKAISLHKHKIDHVAHLGPSAAAGIGTLLGLDADTIFQAIGQALHTTTATRQSRKGEISSWKAHAPAFAGKMAVEAVDRAMRGETSPTPIYEGEDGVIAWLLDGPDAAYEVSLPEPGEAKRAILDSYTKEHSAEYQAQAIIDLARRLHNEYPLIFDDVDGIESVVLHTSHHTHYVIGSGANDPQKYDPTASRETLDHSVPYIFTVALQDGSWHHVDSYKPERAQRPDTVELWNKVTTVEDPEWTRRYHSLDVAEKAFGGRVVITMKDGSVISEEIAVADAHPLGARPFARADYIAKFRMLAEPVLDEAEIERFIALAERLPELTAEELGGLTIHAAPGVLASVQNPEGIF; from the coding sequence GTGCAGCAGCATCACCTCCGAGTGCACCGCAGTGACGAGAACCTCGCCCGCGAGGACCAGCTCGCCTACAAACTGGCCGTTCTCGCCGCCGACCCGGTGGAGGTGAGCGACGAGGTCACCGAGATGGTGATCAACCGCGTCATCGACAACGCGGCCGTCGCCGCGGCATCCCTCACCAGGGCCCCCGTCGTCTCCGCGCGCTCGCAGGCCACCTCGCACCCCGTCTCGGTTCACGGCGTCGGTGCGACGGTGTTCGGGCTCGACCAGGCCCGCCGCACCAGCCCGGAGTGGGCGGCATGGGCCAACGGGGTCGCCGTGCGCGAGCTCGACTACCACGACACCTTCCTGGCTGCCGAGTACTCGCACCCGGCCGACAACATCCCGCCGATCATCGCTGTCGCGCAGCACCTCGCCGAGAAGCGGGGGCTGACCGGGCGCGACGTCGTGCGCGCCATCGCCACCGGCTACGAGATCCAGGTCGACCTCGCGAAGGCGATCAGCCTGCACAAGCACAAGATCGACCACGTGGCCCACCTCGGCCCGAGCGCCGCAGCCGGCATCGGAACGCTGCTCGGCCTCGACGCCGACACGATCTTCCAGGCCATCGGGCAGGCGCTGCACACCACGACGGCGACGCGGCAGTCGCGGAAGGGCGAGATCTCGTCCTGGAAGGCGCACGCCCCCGCCTTCGCGGGCAAGATGGCCGTCGAGGCAGTCGACCGGGCCATGCGCGGCGAGACCAGCCCGACCCCGATCTACGAGGGGGAGGACGGCGTGATCGCCTGGCTGCTCGACGGGCCGGATGCCGCATACGAGGTGTCACTGCCCGAGCCGGGCGAAGCCAAACGCGCCATCCTCGACAGCTACACCAAGGAGCACTCGGCCGAGTACCAGGCGCAGGCGATCATCGACCTCGCCCGCCGCCTGCACAACGAGTACCCGCTGATCTTCGACGACGTCGACGGCATCGAGAGCGTGGTGCTGCACACCTCGCACCACACGCACTACGTGATCGGTTCCGGCGCGAACGACCCACAGAAGTACGACCCGACGGCCAGCCGCGAGACGCTCGACCACTCGGTGCCGTACATCTTCACGGTTGCCCTGCAGGACGGCAGCTGGCACCACGTCGACTCCTACAAGCCGGAGCGCGCCCAGCGGCCGGACACCGTCGAGCTGTGGAACAAGGTCACGACGGTCGAGGACCCGGAGTGGACGCGGCGCTACCACTCGCTCGATGTCGCCGAGAAGGCCTTCGGCGGCCGCGTCGTCATCACGATGAAGGACGGCAGCGTCATCTCCGAGGAGATCGCCGTCGCCGACGCCCACCCGCTCGGCGCGCGTCCGTTCGCCCGTGCCGACTACATTGCGAAGTTCCGGATGCTGGCAGAGCCCGTGCTCGACGAGGCCGAGATCGAGCGCTTCATCGCCCTCGCCGAGCGCCTGCCGGAGCTCACGGCCGAAGAGCTCGGTGGGCTCACGATCCACGCGGCGCCGGGTGTGCTGGCATCCGTGCAGAACCCAGAGGGAATCTTCTGA
- a CDS encoding GntR family transcriptional regulator, producing the protein MIEQPGTKRPIADQMYDVLLQQFMSGDRGAGQSLNIGALSRELDVSQTPLREALARLEHTGLVEREALRGYRVAPMMTRLEVQQLMEARLVLEPTLAEQAALRKTDEFIGALRETVDEFHQSAALADVAAEGFNQYWRSDDRFHMLIAAQAGNPFLAMAYTALGGQIQRFRLFSKLGRTGAKFAAPEHSSILDAIASGDGPAAAAAMREHVIGATERLLEA; encoded by the coding sequence ATGATCGAGCAGCCAGGGACCAAGCGGCCGATTGCCGATCAAATGTACGACGTTCTGCTGCAGCAGTTCATGTCGGGCGATCGCGGCGCGGGCCAGAGCCTGAACATCGGTGCGCTCTCCCGCGAACTCGATGTGAGCCAGACGCCTCTGCGCGAAGCCCTGGCCAGGCTCGAGCACACCGGTCTGGTCGAGCGTGAGGCGCTGCGCGGATACCGGGTCGCCCCGATGATGACGCGGCTCGAGGTGCAGCAGCTGATGGAGGCTCGCCTCGTGCTGGAGCCGACGCTGGCCGAGCAGGCCGCGCTGCGCAAGACCGACGAGTTCATCGGCGCGCTGCGCGAGACGGTCGACGAGTTCCACCAGTCCGCGGCCCTTGCCGATGTCGCGGCGGAGGGATTCAACCAGTACTGGCGCTCGGACGACCGCTTCCACATGCTGATCGCCGCGCAGGCCGGCAACCCGTTCCTGGCGATGGCCTACACCGCGCTCGGCGGGCAGATCCAGCGCTTCCGCCTCTTCTCCAAACTGGGACGCACCGGCGCGAAGTTCGCGGCACCCGAACACAGCTCGATCCTCGACGCGATCGCGTCCGGCGACGGGCCCGCTGCCGCGGCTGCCATGCGTGAGCACGTGATCGGCGCGACCGAGCGGCTGCTCGAGGCCTGA
- a CDS encoding DUF6226 family protein, which produces MTLRYQRPALPSAVFLDAGGRPIPYGSRWGVDGPPENSYGVSVHPERFAGLHTVAHSLIAHLDREYDVEVRHESAAGAATELLHAQRGVLEIVRVIPRDPEGAPLLIALTAYPGVILNAGILHEFPFPFCGCEACDESVEGTASELEELVLAVAAGGFTERYPVGPRRELHLRLVTVDPAGAIAGSRIGGDTPTGISAERLAHGAAVLNELPRGWQPWPLRKRAPA; this is translated from the coding sequence ATGACCCTGCGCTATCAGCGCCCCGCACTGCCGAGCGCCGTCTTCCTCGACGCCGGCGGTCGGCCGATCCCGTATGGCTCCCGCTGGGGAGTGGACGGCCCGCCCGAGAATAGTTACGGCGTCTCCGTGCATCCGGAGCGTTTCGCGGGGTTACACACGGTGGCGCACTCACTTATCGCGCACCTCGACCGGGAGTATGACGTCGAGGTGCGGCATGAGTCGGCTGCCGGTGCCGCGACCGAATTGCTGCACGCGCAGCGCGGCGTCCTAGAAATCGTACGCGTGATCCCCCGTGATCCCGAGGGAGCCCCGTTGCTGATTGCTCTAACCGCCTATCCCGGTGTGATCCTCAACGCTGGGATACTGCACGAGTTCCCGTTTCCTTTCTGCGGCTGCGAAGCATGCGATGAGTCGGTCGAGGGGACCGCGTCAGAACTTGAGGAGCTCGTGCTCGCGGTGGCCGCTGGTGGATTCACCGAGCGATACCCGGTCGGACCGCGACGCGAGCTGCACCTCCGGCTCGTCACAGTCGATCCCGCCGGCGCGATAGCCGGCTCGCGCATCGGCGGCGACACGCCGACTGGGATCAGCGCAGAGCGCCTCGCGCACGGTGCCGCCGTGCTCAACGAACTCCCCCGCGGCTGGCAGCCATGGCCGCTCCGCAAACGCGCACCGGCGTGA
- a CDS encoding phosphoglycerate dehydrogenase — MSTAADFTDVLITTAFLHAGDEADRMLRAAGLTTRHVPDLATLPAAERAELLAGSRAIIAGTMPLTAADLSAAERLEIVVRTGVGYDSVDVATATARNIPVCITAGANRQAVAEHVFALMLATARRVPENIQNLANGSWQQLTGRELRGATLGILGLGSIGKAVAGIAAGFGMEIVAYDPYFDEDFAAANGIRRAELDEVLAQADVVTLHLFLDDSTRNLINADRLRTMKSDSILINTARGGIVDEDALVDAVRNGVIGGAALDVFATEPLPQDSPLLHTPGILATTHVAGATREARGTSGLMAAANVIDVLTGVAGPQFVVNPGYEAVLA, encoded by the coding sequence GTGAGCACTGCCGCCGATTTCACCGATGTCCTGATCACCACCGCCTTCCTGCACGCCGGCGACGAGGCCGACCGGATGCTGCGCGCCGCCGGGCTGACCACGCGTCACGTGCCTGACCTCGCCACCCTGCCCGCCGCCGAGCGCGCCGAGCTGCTGGCCGGGTCGCGTGCGATCATCGCGGGCACCATGCCGCTGACCGCCGCAGACCTGAGCGCGGCCGAGCGCCTCGAGATCGTCGTGCGCACCGGCGTCGGCTACGACAGCGTCGACGTCGCCACGGCGACGGCTCGCAACATCCCGGTCTGCATCACCGCCGGAGCCAACCGACAGGCCGTCGCCGAGCACGTCTTCGCGCTGATGCTGGCCACCGCTCGTCGTGTGCCGGAGAACATCCAGAACCTGGCGAACGGCAGCTGGCAGCAGCTGACCGGTCGGGAGCTGCGCGGGGCGACCCTCGGCATCCTCGGTCTCGGTTCCATCGGCAAGGCCGTCGCAGGCATCGCCGCCGGATTCGGCATGGAGATCGTGGCCTACGACCCGTACTTCGACGAGGACTTCGCCGCGGCCAACGGCATCCGACGCGCGGAGCTCGACGAGGTTCTGGCGCAGGCTGACGTCGTCACGCTGCACCTCTTCCTCGACGACTCGACGCGCAATCTCATCAACGCCGACCGCCTGCGCACCATGAAGTCCGACTCGATCCTGATCAACACCGCGCGCGGTGGGATCGTCGACGAGGACGCGCTGGTCGACGCCGTCCGCAACGGCGTGATCGGCGGCGCGGCGCTTGACGTGTTCGCCACCGAGCCGTTGCCCCAGGACAGCCCGCTGCTGCACACGCCGGGAATCCTCGCGACCACGCACGTCGCCGGAGCGACCCGCGAGGCACGTGGCACGTCCGGCCTGATGGCCGCAGCCAACGTCATCGATGTGCTCACCGGAGTCGCCGGCCCCCAGTTCGTCGTGAATCCCGGCTACGAGGCGGTGCTCGCGTGA